The following proteins are co-located in the Polystyrenella longa genome:
- a CDS encoding 3-deoxy-D-manno-octulosonic acid transferase, which yields MSRLLSWICNVGYLAVLLVAAPVLIYRSITQGKYRDGWSEKLWGNVPVRDGSQPAVWFHAVSVGEVLQLQQVVKLFHEERPEHEVIVSCTTSTGRVVAEEKFPDCLVCYFPLDFTWAVRNAIKRLRPQLMVLVELELWPNFILEAERTKVPLALINGRISENSFRGYCKLRPLMQRLLTVFSTMAVQSPMYGERLKKLGGPAERIQVTGSIKFDGIQTDRKNSQTAEIREAFGIQPSAYVFIAGSTQDPEEKLALDSYRKLKPRYPELRLILVPRHKERFEEVASLVQSESFPLCRRSIVQQSGITERTSTDDDPVLLLDTLGELNACWGLADFAFVGGSLTNRGGQNMIEPAAYAAVVTFGPNTRNFKDVVDLILAESVAEVVEDQPKLQERLEFYLEHPDQGRALGERARELVMSQQGATRKTIDLLLELLPLKEKGTAEAA from the coding sequence ATGTCCCGCCTGTTGAGTTGGATTTGTAACGTCGGCTACCTTGCTGTCCTCCTGGTGGCGGCACCGGTGCTGATTTATCGGTCAATCACACAGGGAAAATACCGGGACGGTTGGTCTGAAAAGCTTTGGGGAAACGTTCCTGTTCGCGATGGTTCGCAACCGGCTGTTTGGTTTCATGCCGTAAGCGTGGGCGAGGTCCTGCAATTACAGCAGGTCGTGAAACTTTTTCATGAGGAACGGCCGGAGCATGAAGTGATCGTCAGCTGCACGACATCGACGGGCCGCGTTGTTGCTGAAGAGAAGTTCCCGGACTGCCTCGTCTGCTACTTTCCACTCGACTTCACGTGGGCTGTCCGCAACGCTATCAAGCGGTTGCGCCCCCAGTTGATGGTACTGGTTGAACTGGAACTATGGCCGAATTTCATCCTGGAAGCGGAACGAACCAAAGTCCCTCTGGCCCTGATTAATGGACGGATCAGTGAAAACTCTTTTCGTGGTTATTGCAAGTTACGTCCTTTGATGCAGCGCTTGCTGACTGTGTTCTCGACAATGGCAGTTCAAAGTCCGATGTACGGGGAACGCCTTAAGAAACTCGGTGGTCCGGCGGAACGCATTCAGGTCACTGGCTCTATCAAATTTGATGGCATCCAGACTGACCGAAAAAACTCTCAAACAGCGGAGATTCGCGAAGCGTTCGGAATACAGCCTTCTGCGTATGTCTTTATTGCAGGCAGCACTCAAGATCCGGAAGAAAAACTAGCCCTCGACAGCTATCGCAAACTGAAACCACGCTACCCCGAACTCCGATTGATTCTCGTCCCGAGACACAAAGAGCGATTTGAAGAGGTCGCCAGTCTGGTTCAATCGGAGTCATTTCCACTCTGCCGACGCAGCATAGTACAACAATCAGGAATCACGGAACGAACCTCCACAGATGATGATCCGGTCCTGCTGCTTGACACTTTAGGCGAGTTAAATGCCTGTTGGGGCCTGGCCGATTTTGCGTTTGTAGGTGGTAGCTTGACCAATCGAGGTGGTCAGAACATGATCGAACCAGCGGCTTACGCTGCGGTCGTGACGTTTGGCCCCAATACGCGTAACTTCAAGGACGTGGTTGATTTAATACTGGCTGAATCAGTTGCGGAGGTCGTGGAAGATCAGCCCAAACTGCAGGAACGACTTGAATTCTATCTCGAACATCCAGACCAGGGCAGGGCGTTGGGAGAGCGAGCACGAGAGTTGGTAATGAGCCAGCAGGGAGCGACTCGTAAAACGATCGATTTACTACTCGAATTGCTTCCATTGAAAGAAAAGGGAACTGCCGAAGCGGCGTGA
- the secA gene encoding preprotein translocase subunit SecA produces the protein MQFLEKIGDFLAILTSAIEKFITNLFGSSNDRRIKRVGYVREKSGDARILPGSVLERINSLEPEWEKLTDDELKQSSDKFRRRLADGETLDDILPEAFAAVRESSKRVLKMRHYDVQMVGGHILHNGMIAEMSTGEGKTLVATLPSYLNALAGSVHVITVNDYLALRDREWMGPVHTALGLTVGAIQSNMPPQQRQKAYNCDITYGTNNEFGFDYLRDNMKPTAELQVQGPLHFALIDEIDNILIDESRTPLIIAGPAHDDVTKYPKANKIASQLKRDEHFEVKEKDKSVTMTEVGMRFAEEIAGVDSFYTVGNLEWPHLIDNALRAHHIFKKDIDYVVRNGDVMIVDEFTGRLMEGRQWSDGLHQAVQAKEGVNIKSETQTLATITLQNYFKLYKKLGGMTGTAMTEANEFWKVYQLDVISVPTNRPMQRINYSDVIFRSEKEKWDAIAEEVRDVHKAGRPVLVGTVSIENSELISGKLTRFGIEHNVLNAKHQEREAELIAQAGRENAVTIATNMAGRGTDIILGGNPEYLAWDELSRQYESRLDVPKHEWDSLINSIEVREGMDKEAKKVAELGGLHVIGSERHDSRRIDLQLRGRAGRQGDPGSSRFFLSLEDRLMRVFGGERVKSLLTSLGMKEGEAIESRIVTRQLQGAQKRVEERHFDQRKNLLEYDEVMDEQRKRTYAFRQNILDGANCRDIILEMLFRRVEDACRRILDPEYRWETISEWLRRVFEIETEPSSLKGMEPDQLLTYLKEIAFVQSEAELNEKIEENLPESGDPESDWNWIATSRWVNQRWGLNTNDRELQKVGREDLQYNLIERIKKSQEKLDFSEVQVFLDPDWPKLTLIGWLHSAFVLEIEIDDIRDLETQEISDLVKQKLREAYNSKEIRFPVEVGLANFMSEDQNGERYDREGLVRWANGRFQSQLDVDQIRSSNRQQIENLLLEKSESFHIDESTVQEEAQKYLQTAYASANGQKQDALSDLTKWANDSLKGDLKPEELSDLTEKEVEQRIIKQYDLRYRPELRQAELSLLLEVVDAAWKDHLYYMDHLRSGIGLVGYAQKDPKVEYKKEGRKAFLVMWERIDQQVSEAIFRMEKESPGFVGSLWQISTVTHAAPEEEYETAPAGGPPEDMGRQPEQGQKPQSVEPIRNFEERVGRNDPCPCGSGKKYKKCHGA, from the coding sequence ATGCAGTTTTTAGAAAAAATCGGCGACTTCTTAGCCATCCTGACAAGCGCGATCGAAAAATTCATTACCAACTTGTTTGGTAGCTCGAACGATCGTCGCATCAAGCGAGTCGGTTACGTGCGTGAAAAATCGGGAGACGCGCGAATCCTTCCCGGCTCCGTTCTAGAACGGATCAACAGCCTTGAACCGGAGTGGGAGAAGCTGACCGATGATGAGTTGAAACAGTCCTCGGATAAATTTCGTCGCAGGTTAGCCGATGGAGAAACCTTGGATGATATTCTTCCTGAGGCGTTCGCTGCTGTTCGGGAATCGAGTAAACGTGTCCTCAAGATGCGACATTACGACGTTCAGATGGTTGGTGGTCACATTCTCCACAACGGTATGATCGCAGAGATGTCGACGGGTGAAGGGAAAACGCTGGTTGCGACGTTACCTTCCTACTTGAATGCTTTGGCGGGATCAGTTCATGTTATTACTGTGAACGATTACCTTGCCTTACGCGACCGGGAATGGATGGGGCCTGTTCATACTGCTCTCGGCCTGACCGTGGGCGCGATCCAATCCAATATGCCGCCCCAACAGCGACAGAAAGCTTATAACTGCGACATCACATACGGTACGAACAACGAATTCGGTTTCGACTACCTGCGTGACAACATGAAGCCGACCGCCGAACTTCAGGTGCAAGGCCCGTTGCACTTCGCGTTGATCGACGAAATCGACAACATCCTGATTGACGAATCTAGAACGCCGTTGATCATCGCCGGTCCAGCCCACGACGATGTCACCAAGTACCCTAAAGCGAACAAGATTGCTTCTCAGTTAAAACGAGACGAACACTTTGAAGTCAAAGAGAAAGATAAATCGGTCACCATGACCGAAGTCGGGATGCGTTTCGCCGAAGAAATTGCCGGCGTCGACTCCTTCTATACTGTGGGAAATCTGGAATGGCCTCATCTGATCGACAATGCCCTGCGGGCGCATCATATCTTTAAGAAAGACATCGACTACGTTGTCCGAAACGGCGATGTGATGATCGTCGACGAGTTTACCGGACGGCTGATGGAAGGACGCCAGTGGAGCGACGGGCTGCACCAAGCTGTGCAGGCGAAAGAAGGGGTGAACATCAAATCAGAAACACAGACGTTGGCGACAATCACCCTGCAAAACTATTTCAAGTTGTACAAAAAGCTGGGCGGAATGACCGGAACCGCCATGACTGAGGCCAACGAATTCTGGAAAGTCTATCAGCTCGATGTGATCTCTGTTCCAACAAACCGTCCCATGCAGCGTATCAACTACTCGGACGTCATTTTCCGCTCGGAAAAAGAAAAGTGGGATGCCATCGCCGAAGAAGTCCGAGACGTTCACAAAGCTGGCCGGCCTGTACTGGTGGGTACTGTCTCCATCGAAAACTCAGAACTGATCAGTGGCAAATTGACCCGGTTTGGTATTGAACACAACGTCTTGAACGCGAAACATCAGGAACGTGAGGCGGAACTGATCGCCCAGGCAGGCCGCGAAAACGCAGTCACCATTGCGACCAACATGGCGGGTCGTGGTACGGACATTATCCTTGGTGGAAATCCGGAATATCTTGCGTGGGATGAACTCAGCCGTCAGTACGAATCGCGGTTGGATGTTCCCAAACACGAATGGGACTCGTTAATAAACTCGATCGAAGTCCGTGAAGGCATGGACAAGGAAGCGAAAAAAGTCGCCGAACTGGGTGGCCTGCATGTCATTGGCTCAGAGCGACACGATTCACGGCGAATCGATCTTCAGCTCCGCGGACGTGCCGGCCGTCAGGGAGACCCGGGCTCCAGTCGATTCTTCCTCTCTTTAGAAGACCGCTTGATGCGCGTCTTTGGTGGTGAACGGGTTAAATCCCTGTTGACCAGCCTGGGCATGAAAGAGGGTGAAGCGATTGAAAGTCGTATCGTAACTCGCCAGTTGCAAGGCGCTCAGAAACGAGTGGAAGAACGCCACTTCGACCAACGTAAAAACCTGCTTGAATATGACGAGGTCATGGACGAACAGCGTAAACGAACCTACGCTTTCCGTCAGAATATTCTGGATGGCGCCAACTGCCGCGACATCATCCTGGAGATGCTGTTCCGCCGTGTGGAAGATGCTTGTAGACGTATCCTCGATCCCGAATACCGTTGGGAAACCATCAGCGAGTGGTTGCGGCGTGTCTTCGAAATCGAAACGGAACCTTCTTCATTGAAGGGAATGGAACCAGACCAGTTGCTCACTTACCTGAAGGAAATCGCCTTCGTTCAGAGTGAAGCGGAACTGAATGAAAAGATCGAGGAGAACCTGCCTGAAAGTGGTGATCCGGAATCCGATTGGAACTGGATCGCCACATCGCGATGGGTTAATCAGCGATGGGGATTGAATACGAATGACCGTGAGCTTCAGAAGGTCGGACGAGAAGACCTTCAGTACAACCTGATCGAACGCATCAAGAAGTCACAGGAGAAGCTCGACTTCTCCGAAGTCCAAGTCTTCCTCGACCCGGATTGGCCCAAGCTGACATTGATCGGCTGGTTACATAGCGCCTTTGTGCTTGAAATCGAAATTGATGATATCCGCGATTTGGAAACGCAGGAAATCAGCGATTTAGTCAAACAGAAACTTCGCGAAGCTTACAACTCGAAAGAAATTCGCTTTCCAGTTGAAGTGGGCCTGGCGAATTTCATGTCGGAAGATCAAAACGGCGAACGCTACGACCGGGAAGGGCTGGTTCGCTGGGCCAACGGCCGTTTCCAGAGTCAGTTAGACGTCGACCAGATTCGCTCCAGCAACCGGCAGCAGATCGAAAACTTGCTGCTCGAAAAATCAGAGTCCTTCCACATCGACGAATCAACCGTCCAGGAAGAGGCCCAGAAATACCTGCAAACGGCTTATGCTTCTGCAAATGGGCAAAAGCAGGATGCACTGAGCGATCTCACAAAATGGGCTAACGATTCTCTCAAAGGCGACTTGAAGCCGGAAGAGCTTTCGGATCTGACCGAAAAAGAAGTGGAACAGCGCATTATCAAGCAGTACGACTTACGCTATCGACCCGAGCTGCGTCAGGCCGAACTGTCGCTGCTACTCGAAGTCGTCGATGCTGCCTGGAAAGATCACCTCTATTACATGGACCATCTTCGGTCCGGTATTGGTCTGGTCGGATACGCTCAGAAAGATCCCAAAGTCGAGTATAAAAAAGAAGGCCGAAAAGCCTTCCTGGTGATGTGGGAACGTATCGACCAACAAGTATCCGAAGCGATCTTCCGCATGGAGAAAGAAAGCCCCGGCTTTGTCGGTTCTCTCTGGCAGATCTCCACAGTGACGCATGCTGCTCCTGAGGAAGAATATGAAACTGCTCCCGCAGGTGGCCCTCCCGAAGACATGGGCCGTCAACCGGAACAGGGACAGAAACCACAATCGGTCGAACCCATTCGTAATTTCGAAGAACGGGTGGGACGAAACGATCCTTGTCCGTGTGGTTCGGGGAAGAAGTATAAAAAATGTCACGGAGCGTGA